GCGTTAACGACGATGTAGACCTGTGTGTTAGTATTTAGCCTACAGCCTAAGCAACACGCGAAGACGGATTGCAAGCCATCAATATTGCAGGCgacagaaagagaaaaagataaagcCTGGTGCGGTTAATCaaataatacatgtataatatgtataataaacatGTCTACGCGGATATTGATTAATGGACTATCTTTTCCTTTGTCTTTTGTATGCATATCAAACGCGTTATCGGACAGTATCGTTTTGGCTCGGATGCTGGATTGGCAGTTTGAAATCCTTTTGTTTGccaacaaaagaaaattcgCAAAATTCTGTGAACGTTGCGTGCTCGGTGGCGTGTGTGATAAGGGAAATAATAACGCTAATTCACATCTGCAGGGAACTGCTGTGTAAGCCATTAGTAGCAATGGGGGAAGGGAACAAAGACTCGAATAAATACTAAACTCGATTTCGACAATCACGATAGACGgcaggagagagagaaaaacttAGACGACGAGTAGATGGAATCGCGTGAGGTCAGCTTCGCAACGATCGCGCGGCTGCGGCTGACATTTGCGTCACAAACCTGCTACAAGGAACACCTGCGAGTAGCAGTCAGTGACATTATTCCGGTCCTTGAACCAGGTGGTTTTATCGTTTGTAATTAAGTGAGAGTTTTCGGTATGCAGAACATCGACGATGCTCCGCCCGAAGAGACCGCGATTTACAAAAATCTCGAATTCTGGATGTCCGATCTCCCGCCACAGTTGAAAACATTACCCATAAATCATCTGGCCATACCCGGTACGTTTGGCTTATCAACTATTATggccgtgttcgtaaattgactgcCAATACTAGAAATTCGCTAGAACAGAGACAGAGCTGTCCATGAACTCGGCAGcgcaaaagagaaaaacgattgctgacagtactgtcagtcaattttcgaacacggccTATATTTCCTATCCGGAGGCGTTACCGCAGAGGCTGCTGACCCGGATTTAAACACTAATTAGGTTATGTCTTCTACGCACATACATAACGACGAAAACAACGAAAACTTATTACTCgacgtaaatttttaatatttcaaatcttATTTACCTTTCTCATGACGTAGATGACAACGCTCGTTGTAGAGTccaatttctctttcttctatTCTCCGCCAACTTTTAAGATAATATATTTTGAACACAGCTTTTGTCACTTTGCCACTGTTGCTTGAAGTTGTCACTTAGTAGTTCGTTCACATATTTTTTGCACTGTTTTTGCCCGTCACTCGAGTTACAGTAAAACTATGGACTTCAGGTACAACTTTCATTTGTTTTATGATTGATGCGAAGTCAGGTCATGGTGTAAAAATGTCTTCAATAAAAATCGATGCTGTAAatcagaaaatttcaattgccTGATGTtagtatatatttgaatacaCATGAACAGGTTCACATGATACAATGACCTACACAATTTCGCGGAAAGGTGAGATTGGACCCGATGGACCAAAATTCTTGAGGCACTTGGGCTGCTTCAAGATGCTAGCGAAGCCAGTCATATTCAATTGGTCGATAACGCAACATGATGACATCAAAGCCCAACTCAACGGAGGAATTCGTTACCTCGACCTGCGAGTGGCAAGAAAAGATGGTGTAaatgaaatatgttttttaCACGGATTGTATGGAGCTGCAGTTGAGGAACCACTTGAAGATATTGCTGATTGGCTTACGTCGCATCCTGGCGAAGTTGTGATTCTTGATTTCCAacatttttaccaattcaacGATTCTCTCCACAATAtgctaataaatattattgaaagaaCATTCAAAGGAAAACTGTGTCCAATCTTTCCAAGCTTTACTCACATTTCTCTGCAGTGGCTTGCCTTAGAAAAGTACCAAGTATTCGTGATATATAGAAATGTGGCTGTGATGAATCACACTAATTTTTGGTTCAGTAGTTTATGGGTGACTCCATGGCCAAATACGGTCAACCCGGTACACcttattaaatttttggaCGAATCACTAGAATCTAGAAATCCAAGAACTGGTTTTGTTTCCCAATGTTTACTTACACCAGATACTTTCTATGTTGTAAAGCATGTTTTTGGAAACTTAGAAAGAGATTTAGTCGATGTTTGTAGAAATAATACTTTACCATGGATACGCAATAAGAAACCGGGCAGCGACGGATTGAACATAGTGATATCCGATTTTGTGTCgtacaatgattttttatttgcaaaaacTGTAATTCAGCGTAATGTTGAAATGTTAAAAGTATCTAGCAAACCAATCTCTGGAAAATACATAGAGGTTCAATCTAAATCATAGATTCAATCATgttggtttgaaaaattggctACTGTTGATAATAATCCCTGTTGTACAAGGATAGTTTAGTTTAATTTAGTATTTTAGCTGAAgaatttttagtttctttaCTTTCTCACTTCATTAGTCGCTACCGGATACCTTATGCTAACAAGCAAAAAATATGTGATACTTttctcaaataaattttctacaccatattattttttaccaacaaatgATTGGTAAAATACTGATTTTGAGGAGTTTTAAACTTATActactaaaaatatttgacataCCCATGAATTCCTTAGGAGCTAGAGTATAAATGGCATCATACGTTAAGCACTGGTGTTAATCCAGTAAGGTGAACGTTCAATACGTGACAAATTACTTTCTGCGTGCCGCCACAGAggctgaaaataaaattgagtatCTATGCAACTAATAatcatgataaaaatattacccATTGCACAGATTCCAATCATTATACATACTGTTAAGTAAATTATATTGCTGGAATATAATTCTTTGAGATCGTTACAGAACGATCAGGAATATATTACTATAAAGAGCAAGAGACCTGAGCATTATGTTTTATATTGTTACCATATTTATAGTtagaaaatttaatcttaGTCAATGACAAAAATATTACGCAATTTCAATCACTCGCCCAATAAATACTAAATAAGCTAATTTACCTGTATAGATACGTGCATATATGAAATAAACATTGATTCACCTCTAACTTCAAAGTATTCATGAATATTGGGCATGAATGTTGCATGTGGTGCACAAGTATGTAAGGTATGTTTTGATTGCAAGTATGAGACAAGTATTTCATAAATCAATACCATCATCAAAAAGTCAGTCCACATAACGTTGTCTTCCTGATTTGGGAGACTTGTCAAgtgtttgtaaaaaataattagatgGTCCTAAATTACTTTTCCTATAAATACACCTATTTAGTGGatgtatattaataattaaataaccAAAGAGTCCCCATTTATACTTATTATAATAAGTCGATTCTTTTATTCCATGAATTGATACATAGTTAAggcatatacatacatacattcacaagcacatgtatgtatgtatgcatgtatgtatgtatattttttcggtTCGTGAACGAAGTGCATTCTTGGAAAATTACACCTAACGTAAGACACGTTACTtcatgagagaaattaattcaataatCTCGTAGGGGGGTTGCTCAGGCAGTGAAATTGTATACGTTAACTGTGGTTGTTGAATGCAACTATCTGAACCTCGTTTACAAttgatattttgtttaaaaccGTTTCGCTTGCAAAGTAATACTTTCTAGAAAATTGACGGAATACCGATCAATAACCGAGCGCAGAAATTAACGAATATTATGTGGATGTGCCGACGTAATTGGCGTTTTCTTGAAGGTAAATTTTCTTACACTCTGAAAACGATTTAGTTAAAGTACCCGTATTGATTAAACAGCACGATgctataaaataaaaaggagAGCGCTGATTTCTTATAGTGGAAACCATTGGTATCAATTTCCACACATAATTGATTACAAGTAGGGGAGCAGTTCATTTCCCACTCGattcaattaattaactaACGTGAAATGCACAACGTACTTTGTTTTTAATGTAAATCTCACTTGTATTGCTTTTATTTTGTGAGATTTCaatgagtgaaaatttttttagactAAAACCATTTACTTATCAATATGAAAATACGATAATCGTTCAAGGTATGAAACAGTTTGTGACTAAAGAAATTTT
The Neodiprion fabricii isolate iyNeoFabr1 chromosome 1, iyNeoFabr1.1, whole genome shotgun sequence DNA segment above includes these coding regions:
- the LOC124174779 gene encoding PI-PLC X domain-containing protein 3 isoform X2 → MTYTISRKGEIGPDGPKFLRHLGCFKMLAKPVIFNWSITQHDDIKAQLNGGIRYLDLRVARKDGVNEICFLHGLYGAAVEEPLEDIADWLTSHPGEVVILDFQHFYQFNDSLHNMLINIIERTFKGKLCPIFPSFTHISLQWLALEKYQVFVIYRNVAVMNHTNFWFSSLWVTPWPNTVNPVHLIKFLDESLESRNPRTGFVSQCLLTPDTFYVVKHVFGNLERDLVDVCRNNTLPWIRNKKPGSDGLNIVISDFVSYNDFLFAKTVIQRNVEMLKVSSKPISGKYIEVQSKS
- the LOC124174779 gene encoding PI-PLC X domain-containing protein 3 isoform X1, encoding MQNIDDAPPEETAIYKNLEFWMSDLPPQLKTLPINHLAIPGSHDTMTYTISRKGEIGPDGPKFLRHLGCFKMLAKPVIFNWSITQHDDIKAQLNGGIRYLDLRVARKDGVNEICFLHGLYGAAVEEPLEDIADWLTSHPGEVVILDFQHFYQFNDSLHNMLINIIERTFKGKLCPIFPSFTHISLQWLALEKYQVFVIYRNVAVMNHTNFWFSSLWVTPWPNTVNPVHLIKFLDESLESRNPRTGFVSQCLLTPDTFYVVKHVFGNLERDLVDVCRNNTLPWIRNKKPGSDGLNIVISDFVSYNDFLFAKTVIQRNVEMLKVSSKPISGKYIEVQSKS